In Micromonospora sp. WMMD980, the following are encoded in one genomic region:
- a CDS encoding Rieske 2Fe-2S domain-containing protein: protein MSTHTEHQAQQGREPVDVNDPRLSRFDIVQEGARRDDIEIVHYEEQVVRGSKAERRLTRTVALMFLLTGVFATAFLVIYIWWPWRWEAGRGGDKLYTPLLGLTLGLALLGIGFGILTWGKKLLPKEVSIQDRHDQVDNPEDRKITGETMLYLADELGVKRRPLLGISLLAGLAPVGAVVAAPLIGGLIEQPHKDNQMFTTGFAPAEGGEKIRLIREDGRPIRPADVSVGGQLTVFPGIEGGVSNKHADSPTLLIHLREDDAQKSRAANERKGHGDYMWGNYVAFSKICTHAGCPASLYEQQTNRLLCPCHQSQFLITDNAKPIFGPANRPLPQLPIEVDEEGFFVARSDYTETIGPDFWERP from the coding sequence ATGAGCACCCACACCGAGCACCAGGCCCAGCAGGGCCGGGAGCCGGTCGACGTGAACGACCCGCGGCTCTCCCGGTTCGACATCGTCCAGGAAGGCGCCCGGCGGGACGACATCGAGATCGTCCACTACGAGGAGCAGGTCGTCCGGGGCAGCAAGGCCGAGCGCCGGCTGACCCGCACGGTCGCCCTGATGTTCCTGCTGACCGGCGTCTTCGCCACCGCCTTCCTGGTGATCTACATCTGGTGGCCCTGGCGGTGGGAGGCCGGTCGCGGCGGCGACAAGCTCTACACCCCGCTGCTCGGCCTGACCCTGGGCCTGGCGCTCCTCGGCATCGGCTTCGGCATCCTCACCTGGGGCAAGAAGCTGCTGCCCAAGGAGGTCTCGATCCAGGACCGGCACGACCAGGTCGACAACCCGGAGGATCGCAAGATCACCGGTGAGACCATGCTCTACCTGGCCGACGAGCTGGGCGTGAAGCGCCGGCCGCTGCTCGGCATCTCGCTGCTCGCCGGCCTGGCGCCGGTCGGCGCGGTGGTCGCCGCGCCGCTGATCGGTGGTCTGATCGAGCAGCCGCACAAGGACAACCAGATGTTCACCACCGGCTTCGCGCCGGCCGAGGGCGGCGAGAAGATCCGGCTGATCCGTGAGGACGGCCGGCCGATCCGCCCGGCGGACGTCAGCGTCGGCGGCCAGCTCACCGTGTTCCCGGGCATCGAGGGCGGGGTCAGCAACAAGCACGCCGACTCGCCGACCCTGCTGATCCACCTGCGTGAGGACGACGCGCAGAAGTCGCGCGCCGCCAACGAGCGCAAGGGCCACGGCGACTACATGTGGGGCAACTACGTCGCGTTCTCCAAGATCTGCACGCACGCCGGTTGCCCGGCCAGCCTCTACGAGCAGCAGACCAACCGGCTGCTCTGCCCCTGCCACCAGTCCCAGTTCCTCATCACCGACAACGCCAAGCCGATCTTCGGCCCGGCGAACCGGCCGCTGCCCCAGCTGCCGATCGAGGTGGACGAGGAGGGCTTCTTCGTGGCGAGGTCCGACTACACCGAGACCATCGGTCCCGACTTCTGGGAGCGGCCATGA
- a CDS encoding cytochrome b N-terminal domain-containing protein, whose product MKRRKFDAAALPAKTAGAVDDRFQVATPLRKLLNKVFPDHWSFLLGEIALFSFVVLLLTGVFLTFFYEPAMTEVTYDGSYAPLRGTPMSAAYASSLDISFDVRGGLIMRQMHHWAALLFMAAIVVHMLRVFFTGAFRKPRETNWIIGSLLFWVGFLAGFTGYSLPDDGLSGTGLRIASGIILSIPVVGSWVSSSIFGGEFPGTIIISRFFIAHVLLIPGLLVALISVHLGLVFKQKHTQWPGPGRTNSNVVGERMFPRYALKQGGFFMVVFGVIALMGGLFQINPIWYFGPYEAWVVSAASQPDWYVMFLDGSTRLMPGWEIHIPIGNGYVIPPLFWPTVVLPGILVGLSTMYPFLEARRLKDYRHHNLLQRPRDVPARTAVGAMAVAFYVVLTLSGGNDVIADKFHISLNAMTWAGRVGLLVIPPLAYYVTYRLCLGLQQHDREVLAHGVETGIIKRLPDGRFVEVHQPLTSADGHDGHAPALDYPGWVVPKKMNRLGALGPAIRGFFYPIEKPAEAPVSPGHPPVEPRGEREEISSGDSRR is encoded by the coding sequence ATGAAGCGCCGAAAGTTTGATGCGGCCGCGCTGCCGGCCAAGACCGCCGGGGCGGTGGACGACCGCTTCCAGGTCGCCACGCCGCTGCGCAAGCTGCTGAACAAGGTCTTCCCCGACCACTGGTCCTTCCTCCTCGGCGAGATCGCGCTGTTCTCGTTCGTGGTCCTGCTGCTGACCGGTGTGTTCCTGACCTTCTTCTACGAGCCGGCGATGACCGAGGTGACCTACGACGGCAGCTACGCGCCGCTGCGGGGCACCCCGATGTCGGCCGCGTACGCCTCCAGCCTGGACATCTCGTTCGACGTCCGCGGCGGCCTGATCATGCGGCAGATGCACCACTGGGCGGCCCTGCTGTTCATGGCCGCGATCGTGGTGCACATGCTCCGGGTCTTCTTCACCGGCGCGTTCCGCAAGCCGCGGGAGACCAACTGGATCATCGGCTCGCTGCTGTTCTGGGTCGGCTTCCTGGCCGGCTTCACCGGCTACTCGCTGCCGGACGACGGCCTGTCCGGCACCGGCCTGCGGATCGCCTCCGGCATCATCCTGTCGATCCCGGTGGTCGGTTCCTGGGTCAGCTCGTCGATCTTCGGCGGGGAGTTCCCCGGCACCATCATCATCAGCCGCTTCTTCATCGCCCACGTGCTGCTCATCCCGGGCCTGCTGGTGGCGCTGATCAGCGTGCACCTGGGCCTGGTGTTCAAGCAGAAGCACACCCAGTGGCCCGGCCCCGGCCGGACCAACTCCAACGTGGTCGGCGAGCGGATGTTCCCGCGCTACGCGCTCAAGCAGGGCGGCTTCTTCATGGTCGTCTTCGGCGTGATCGCGCTGATGGGTGGCCTCTTCCAGATCAACCCGATCTGGTACTTCGGCCCGTACGAGGCGTGGGTGGTCTCGGCGGCCAGCCAGCCCGACTGGTACGTCATGTTCCTCGACGGCTCGACCCGACTCATGCCGGGCTGGGAGATCCACATCCCGATCGGCAACGGCTACGTCATCCCGCCGCTGTTCTGGCCGACGGTGGTGCTCCCCGGCATCCTGGTGGGCCTGTCGACGATGTACCCGTTCCTGGAGGCGCGCCGTCTCAAGGACTACCGGCACCACAACCTGCTCCAGCGGCCCCGGGACGTGCCGGCCCGGACCGCGGTGGGCGCCATGGCGGTCGCCTTCTACGTCGTGCTGACGCTCTCCGGCGGCAACGACGTGATCGCCGACAAGTTCCACATCAGTCTGAACGCGATGACCTGGGCCGGCCGGGTCGGTCTGCTGGTCATCCCGCCGCTCGCCTACTACGTCACCTACCGGCTCTGCCTGGGTCTCCAGCAGCACGACCGGGAGGTGCTGGCGCACGGCGTGGAGACCGGCATCATCAAGCGGCTGCCCGACGGCCGGTTCGTCGAGGTCCACCAGCCGCTGACGTCGGCCGACGGGCACGACGGCCACGCACCGGCGCTCGACTACCCCGGCTGGGTGGTGCCGAAGAAGATGAACCGGCTCGGTGCCCTCGGGCCCGCGATCCGGGGCTTCTTCTACCCGATCGAGAAGCCGGCCGAGGCGCCGGTCTCGCCGGGGCACCCGCCGGTCGAGCCTCGGGGAGAGCGGGAGGAGATCAGCAGCGGCGACAGCCGACGCTGA
- a CDS encoding DUF4142 domain-containing protein — translation MLGIKRLGLLAALVVVGLAPAAAAQAAAQPSTQDTQYLQAVHQVNLFEITAGNLAQQKGQNQQVKDLGKMFVTDHTQLDQTVQSTAQQLNVQLPADPTADQQKVLDKLNGLNGAQFDKEWVTAQLAGHVQAIQATQTEISQGSEQSVVQLAQDALPVLQAHYDALVALAQTLGVPVPQTSASGTPSPGGTTSPGTGDTESPAPGGNGTEEPAPGTTETPEPAQS, via the coding sequence ATGTTGGGAATCAAACGCCTGGGCCTGCTGGCCGCGCTGGTGGTCGTGGGGCTGGCGCCCGCCGCCGCGGCGCAGGCCGCGGCGCAGCCGTCGACGCAGGACACGCAGTATCTGCAGGCGGTGCACCAGGTCAACCTGTTCGAGATCACCGCCGGTAACCTGGCCCAGCAGAAGGGCCAGAACCAGCAGGTCAAGGACCTGGGCAAGATGTTCGTGACGGACCACACCCAGTTGGACCAGACGGTGCAGTCGACCGCCCAGCAGCTCAACGTGCAGCTGCCGGCCGACCCGACCGCCGACCAGCAGAAGGTCCTCGACAAGTTGAACGGCCTGAACGGGGCCCAGTTCGACAAGGAGTGGGTGACCGCGCAGCTGGCCGGCCACGTCCAGGCCATCCAGGCCACCCAGACGGAGATCTCGCAGGGCTCCGAGCAGTCGGTGGTCCAGCTCGCCCAGGACGCGTTGCCGGTGCTCCAGGCGCACTACGACGCGCTGGTGGCCCTGGCGCAGACCCTGGGCGTCCCGGTGCCGCAGACCAGCGCCAGCGGCACGCCCAGCCCGGGCGGCACCACGTCGCCGGGGACGGGTGACACCGAGTCGCCGGCTCCGGGCGGCAACGGGACCGAGGAGCCCGCTCCGGGCACCACGGAGACCCCGGAACCCGCGCAGAGCTGA
- a CDS encoding Lrp/AsnC ligand binding domain-containing protein yields the protein MITAIVLIDCSTDSIPEVAEALADLPGVSEVYSVAGHVDLIAMVRVREFEQIAQVIAGSISKVPGVLNTESHIAFRAYSQHDLEEAFAIGLASAD from the coding sequence GTGATCACCGCGATCGTGCTGATCGACTGCTCCACCGACTCCATCCCCGAGGTGGCCGAGGCGCTGGCCGACCTGCCCGGCGTCAGCGAGGTCTACTCGGTGGCCGGGCACGTCGACCTGATCGCCATGGTCCGGGTCCGCGAGTTCGAGCAGATCGCCCAGGTCATCGCCGGCAGCATCTCCAAGGTGCCCGGCGTGCTCAACACCGAGTCGCACATCGCGTTCCGCGCCTACTCCCAGCACGACCTGGAGGAGGCGTTCGCGATCGGGCTGGCCAGCGCCGACTGA
- a CDS encoding sugar phosphate nucleotidyltransferase, translated as MNPLGSDPAAAVDVCAVVLAAGEGTRLRPLTERVPKALCPVGNVPLLDRALTRLAGLGLTGPDRVAVNACYLGEQVVARVGDRAHLSVEPGNPLGTAGGVGRLRDWIGGRGVLVGNADAYLADPAAPPGADVAALLDGWDGRSVRLLGQPADDPAAPGTFAGHRFVGFSLLPWRLVRDLPATFGDLVRAVWRPAEAAGALTVIPYRGTFYDTGTPADYLAANLHAAGPDGLVDPSATVDGTVTRSVVGPGARVHGAVDRSVVWPGASVAAGERLAGVIRAGVDLTVPAAR; from the coding sequence GTGAACCCCCTCGGTTCGGACCCGGCTGCGGCCGTCGACGTGTGCGCGGTGGTGCTGGCCGCGGGCGAGGGCACCCGGCTGCGGCCGTTGACCGAGCGGGTGCCCAAGGCGCTCTGCCCGGTCGGCAACGTGCCGCTGCTCGACCGGGCGCTGACGCGGCTGGCCGGACTCGGGCTGACCGGCCCGGACCGGGTCGCGGTGAACGCCTGCTACCTGGGCGAGCAGGTGGTGGCCCGGGTGGGCGACCGGGCCCACCTGTCGGTCGAGCCGGGCAACCCGCTGGGCACCGCGGGCGGCGTGGGACGGCTGCGGGACTGGATCGGCGGGCGGGGCGTGCTGGTCGGCAACGCCGACGCGTACCTCGCCGACCCGGCGGCCCCGCCGGGCGCGGACGTGGCCGCGCTGCTCGACGGCTGGGACGGGCGGAGCGTACGCCTGCTCGGCCAGCCGGCGGACGACCCGGCCGCCCCCGGCACCTTCGCCGGCCACCGCTTCGTCGGGTTCTCGCTGCTGCCCTGGCGGCTGGTCCGCGACCTCCCGGCCACCTTCGGTGACCTGGTCCGGGCGGTGTGGCGGCCGGCGGAGGCGGCCGGTGCGCTGACCGTGATCCCCTACCGGGGCACGTTCTACGACACCGGCACGCCCGCCGACTACCTGGCCGCGAACCTGCACGCCGCCGGCCCGGACGGGTTGGTCGATCCGTCCGCCACGGTCGACGGGACGGTCACCCGGTCGGTGGTCGGCCCGGGCGCGCGGGTGCACGGCGCGGTCGACAGGTCGGTGGTCTGGCCCGGGGCGAGCGTCGCCGCCGGGGAGCGCCTCGCCGGGGTGATCCGGGCCGGGGTCGACCTGACCGTCCCGGCCGCGCGCTGA
- a CDS encoding NUDIX domain-containing protein encodes MIPRARATGRAIGYRLFYRLPVPMRRRLVRLAVPKYIVGAVTLVRDAEAGGAGRILLLRQPPGHSWSLPAGLLQRGEPPVVGAARELHEESGVRLSPDRLRPAVPNAVVHAKGWVDVVFEADVPASRTELTVDGAEVLEAAWHPLDDLPRLSRATANLLAHYGIGPRAGEVPPATPPTP; translated from the coding sequence ATGATCCCCCGCGCGCGTGCCACCGGACGGGCCATCGGCTACCGGCTGTTCTACCGGCTCCCGGTCCCGATGCGACGGCGACTGGTCCGGCTCGCCGTGCCGAAGTACATCGTGGGCGCGGTGACGCTGGTGCGGGACGCGGAGGCCGGCGGCGCCGGCCGGATCCTGCTGCTGCGCCAGCCCCCCGGCCACAGCTGGAGCCTCCCGGCCGGCCTGTTGCAGCGCGGTGAGCCGCCGGTGGTCGGCGCGGCCCGGGAGCTGCACGAGGAGTCCGGCGTCCGGCTCTCCCCCGACCGGCTCCGCCCGGCCGTGCCGAACGCGGTCGTGCACGCCAAGGGCTGGGTGGACGTGGTCTTCGAGGCGGACGTGCCGGCGTCGCGCACCGAGCTGACGGTGGACGGGGCCGAGGTGCTGGAGGCCGCCTGGCACCCACTCGACGACCTGCCCCGACTCAGTCGCGCCACGGCCAACCTGCTGGCCCACTACGGCATCGGCCCGCGCGCCGGCGAGGTCCCCCCGGCGACCCCACCGACACCGTGA
- a CDS encoding HD domain-containing protein produces the protein MDVDAGHGAALGGSLPTQGELPLTRRLRSLLAWPTADGDPVTALVRAHRGIHPSADASVLRRAYTIAENMHRGQFRKSGEPYITHPFAVAQICADLGMDTTTLVAALLHDTVEDTRYTLQALQEDFGREVAHLVDGVTKFDKAFYGKAAEAETVRKMIVAAGKDVRVLVIKLADRLHNMRTLGVRSAASRERIARKTLEVLVPLCDRLGIQTLKRELDDVVLLHLQPEEHARIARFVHDRPGWDAYLADVVARTRAALRRSRVDAEVSPRPRHLYSVWKDTVAGDHAAPFDLPRIAIVVDGPPTDCYAALGAVHGLWRPVPGRFKDFIASPKNNLYRSLHTSVCGPQDRTVEVLVRTTEMHRAAEYGVAAHYRFPQVAGRAADRAEELGWLRRVLDWEQETVDPTQFMASLRGDLAEAQIQVVADGRQVVLPAGATPVDLAYELGTERGDHCLATRINGRLAPLSSELEEGDVVEIFTESDAESDAESGFEADVAPRGPRREWLGFVKSPHAQMQINRWFAEHTEPGISIADKVRLGRASIGLALRKHDRGLASDLPLLRLSEELGYPDLETLLVAVFDRSVEPDTVVQQLINLVDHRQ, from the coding sequence GTGGACGTCGACGCCGGACACGGCGCCGCCCTGGGCGGCTCCCTTCCGACCCAGGGCGAGCTGCCGCTCACCCGCCGGCTGCGCTCCCTGCTCGCCTGGCCCACCGCCGACGGCGACCCGGTCACCGCGCTGGTCCGCGCGCACCGGGGCATCCACCCCAGCGCCGACGCGTCGGTGCTGCGCCGGGCCTACACGATCGCCGAGAACATGCACCGCGGTCAGTTCCGCAAGAGCGGCGAGCCCTACATCACCCACCCGTTCGCGGTCGCGCAGATCTGCGCCGACCTCGGCATGGACACCACCACGCTGGTCGCCGCGCTGCTGCACGACACGGTGGAGGACACCCGCTACACGCTCCAGGCCCTCCAGGAGGACTTCGGCCGCGAGGTGGCCCACCTGGTCGACGGGGTGACCAAGTTCGACAAGGCGTTCTACGGCAAGGCCGCCGAGGCGGAGACCGTTCGCAAGATGATCGTGGCGGCCGGCAAGGACGTCCGGGTGCTGGTCATCAAGCTGGCCGACCGGCTGCACAACATGCGCACGCTCGGGGTGCGCTCGGCCGCCTCCCGGGAGCGGATCGCCCGCAAGACGCTCGAGGTGCTGGTCCCGCTCTGCGACCGGCTGGGCATCCAGACCCTCAAGCGCGAGCTGGACGACGTGGTGCTGCTGCACCTGCAACCCGAGGAGCACGCGCGCATCGCGCGGTTCGTGCACGACCGGCCGGGCTGGGACGCCTACCTGGCCGACGTGGTGGCCCGCACCCGGGCGGCGCTGCGCCGCAGCCGGGTGGACGCCGAGGTCTCCCCCCGCCCTCGGCACCTCTACTCGGTCTGGAAGGACACCGTCGCCGGCGACCACGCCGCGCCGTTCGACCTGCCCCGCATCGCCATCGTGGTGGACGGGCCGCCGACCGACTGCTATGCGGCGCTCGGCGCCGTGCACGGGCTGTGGCGGCCCGTGCCGGGCCGTTTCAAGGACTTCATCGCCTCACCGAAGAACAACCTCTACCGGTCACTGCACACGAGCGTCTGCGGTCCGCAGGACCGCACGGTGGAGGTGCTGGTCCGCACCACCGAGATGCACCGCGCCGCGGAATACGGCGTGGCCGCCCACTACCGCTTCCCCCAGGTCGCGGGCCGGGCCGCCGACCGCGCGGAGGAGCTGGGCTGGCTGCGCCGGGTGCTCGACTGGGAGCAGGAGACGGTCGACCCGACCCAGTTCATGGCCTCGCTGCGCGGCGACCTGGCGGAGGCACAGATCCAGGTGGTCGCCGACGGCCGGCAGGTGGTGCTGCCGGCCGGGGCCACCCCGGTCGACCTCGCCTACGAGCTGGGCACCGAACGCGGCGACCACTGCCTCGCCACCCGGATCAACGGCCGGTTGGCCCCGCTCTCCTCCGAGCTGGAGGAGGGCGACGTGGTGGAGATCTTCACCGAGAGCGACGCGGAGAGCGACGCGGAGAGCGGCTTCGAGGCCGACGTGGCCCCGCGCGGGCCGCGCCGGGAGTGGCTGGGCTTCGTCAAGTCCCCGCACGCCCAGATGCAGATCAACAGGTGGTTCGCCGAGCACACCGAGCCGGGCATCTCGATCGCCGACAAGGTGCGGCTCGGCCGGGCCTCGATCGGCCTGGCGCTGCGCAAGCACGACCGGGGGCTGGCCAGCGACCTGCCCCTGCTGCGGCTCTCCGAGGAACTCGGCTATCCCGACCTGGAGACGCTGCTGGTGGCGGTGTTCGACCGCTCGGTGGAGCCCGACACGGTGGTGCAGCAGCTGATCAACCTGGTCGACCACCGGCAGTAG
- a CDS encoding DEDD exonuclease domain-containing protein, which produces MTGTEYVQEALAGLDRAAGGGVDPALPLYATTFVVVDLETTGGAPDGGGITEIGAVKVRGGEELGVLATLVNPGVPIPPFITVLTGITQAMLLPAPPIEQVLPSFLEFLTDAVLVAHNAPYDVGFLKAACARHGYPWPNPRVLDTAALARRVLTRDEVPNRKLGTLAAFFRTATQPNHRALDDAKATVDVLHGLIGRLGGHRVDTVGEAIEFARAVTPTQRRKRHLADGLPKVPGVYIFRAADDRPLYVGTSGDIATRVRSYFTAAEKRARISEMLAAAERVEAVECAHSLEAEVRELRLIAAHAPPYNRRSKYPERQVWLKLTDEAYPRLSVVRGLGPADTAYLGPFRSKQAAELAAAGFHDAVPLRQCTHRLSRRTTMPACALAELGRCPAPCEHLITPEDYELRAAAPFRTATRDDPAVVVDALLARIEVLSAAHRYEEAAVVRGRLAAVLRAAVRMQRLAALTGIAELAAARPAARGGWELALVRHGRLAGAGVSPPGVHPRPTIAAIRATAETVLPGHGPVPAATAEETERILSWLERDETRLVEATAGWASPVAGAGRFRDLLAKAEHGGSHHFSTERS; this is translated from the coding sequence GTGACGGGAACGGAGTACGTCCAGGAGGCCCTGGCCGGTCTGGACCGGGCGGCGGGCGGCGGCGTCGACCCCGCGCTGCCGCTCTACGCGACCACCTTCGTGGTGGTCGACCTGGAGACCACCGGCGGTGCGCCGGACGGCGGCGGGATCACCGAGATCGGCGCGGTCAAGGTCCGGGGCGGTGAGGAGCTGGGCGTGCTCGCCACGCTCGTCAACCCGGGTGTGCCGATCCCGCCGTTCATCACCGTGCTGACCGGCATCACCCAGGCCATGCTGCTGCCCGCCCCGCCGATCGAGCAGGTGCTGCCGAGCTTCCTGGAGTTCCTCACCGACGCCGTGCTCGTCGCCCACAACGCCCCCTACGACGTGGGCTTCCTCAAGGCCGCCTGCGCCCGGCACGGCTACCCCTGGCCCAACCCCCGGGTGCTGGACACGGCCGCGCTGGCCCGGCGGGTGCTCACCCGCGACGAGGTGCCGAACCGGAAGCTCGGCACGCTCGCCGCCTTCTTCCGCACCGCAACCCAGCCCAACCACCGGGCGCTCGACGACGCCAAGGCCACTGTCGACGTGCTGCACGGGCTGATCGGCCGGCTCGGCGGGCACCGCGTCGACACCGTCGGCGAGGCGATCGAGTTCGCCCGCGCGGTCACCCCCACCCAGCGCCGCAAGCGGCACCTCGCCGACGGGCTGCCGAAGGTCCCGGGCGTCTACATCTTCCGGGCCGCCGACGACCGCCCGCTCTACGTCGGCACCTCCGGCGACATCGCCACCCGGGTACGCAGCTACTTCACCGCCGCCGAGAAGCGGGCCCGCATCTCCGAGATGCTCGCCGCCGCCGAGCGGGTGGAGGCGGTCGAGTGCGCCCACTCGCTGGAGGCCGAGGTCCGCGAGCTGCGGCTGATCGCGGCGCACGCCCCGCCCTACAACCGCCGGTCGAAATACCCGGAGCGCCAGGTCTGGCTGAAGCTCACCGACGAGGCCTACCCCCGACTGTCGGTCGTGCGCGGCCTCGGGCCCGCCGACACCGCCTACCTCGGCCCGTTCCGCTCCAAGCAGGCCGCCGAGCTGGCCGCCGCCGGCTTCCACGACGCGGTGCCGCTGCGCCAGTGCACCCACCGGCTCTCCCGGCGCACCACCATGCCCGCCTGCGCGCTGGCCGAGCTGGGCCGCTGCCCGGCACCGTGCGAGCACCTGATCACCCCGGAGGACTACGAGCTCCGCGCCGCCGCCCCGTTCCGCACCGCCACCCGCGACGACCCGGCGGTGGTGGTGGACGCCCTGCTCGCCCGGATCGAGGTGCTCTCCGCGGCCCACCGCTACGAGGAGGCCGCAGTGGTCCGGGGGCGGCTGGCCGCGGTGCTGCGCGCCGCGGTCCGGATGCAGCGGCTGGCCGCGCTGACCGGCATCGCCGAGCTGGCCGCCGCCCGGCCGGCCGCCCGGGGCGGCTGGGAGCTGGCCCTGGTCCGCCACGGCCGACTGGCCGGGGCCGGGGTCTCCCCGCCGGGCGTCCACCCTCGACCGACGATCGCGGCGATCCGGGCCACCGCCGAGACGGTGCTGCCCGGGCACGGTCCGGTGCCGGCCGCCACCGCCGAGGAGACCGAGCGGATCCTGTCCTGGTTGGAGCGGGACGAGACCCGGTTGGTCGAGGCGACCGCCGGTTGGGCCTCCCCGGTGGCCGGCGCGGGGCGCTTCCGTGACCTGCTGGCCAAGGCCGAGCACGGCGGGTCCCACCATTTCTCGACCGAACGCTCATGA
- a CDS encoding NYN domain-containing protein, with translation MPLAEPHDDRSSAEEPVVGAPEVGEDAAAVEPEPTLPEPVRQRIVALTAAVLPGLPGDEVPVPLRRVAKFAPNRRARLGAPVIAAQLTADPLFRQRVTARVLADAGDLGAAVVEGTAPAAADPVEVAALAYLARPRGWRELIEASGEAVRAEADSAVVAELVREAEQRATRAEHDRAVARVEAEKLRDELARVREELGQLREEARQLARTLRETQARERKATELLATERGRAARAAADADAELRRARARLAEAEAAAGVARASAKEARSVDDARLWLLLETIGQAAVGLRRELALDPVDALPADFVADAFADQPGAAPAGAATRARDTDDPARLDQLLALPRAHLVVDGYNVTKRGFGEMSLEQQRKRLISGLGGIAAQTGDEVTVVFDGAERIHGLPPAPRGVRVLFSRKGETADELIRRLVRAEPAGRPVVVVSSDREVADGVRRHGAYPLGADSLLRRLARS, from the coding sequence ATGCCCCTCGCCGAGCCGCACGACGACCGCTCCTCCGCGGAGGAGCCGGTGGTCGGCGCGCCCGAGGTCGGTGAGGACGCCGCTGCCGTCGAGCCCGAGCCCACGCTCCCCGAGCCGGTGCGGCAGCGGATCGTCGCGCTGACCGCCGCGGTGCTGCCCGGGCTGCCCGGCGACGAGGTGCCGGTGCCGCTGCGCCGGGTCGCCAAGTTCGCTCCCAACCGTCGGGCCCGGCTCGGCGCGCCGGTGATCGCCGCGCAGCTCACCGCCGACCCGCTGTTCCGGCAGCGGGTCACCGCCCGGGTGCTCGCCGACGCCGGCGACCTCGGCGCGGCGGTGGTGGAGGGCACCGCGCCGGCCGCGGCCGACCCGGTCGAGGTGGCCGCCCTGGCCTACCTGGCCCGGCCCCGGGGCTGGCGGGAGCTGATCGAGGCCAGCGGCGAGGCGGTGCGCGCCGAGGCGGACAGCGCGGTCGTGGCCGAGCTGGTCCGCGAGGCCGAGCAGCGGGCCACCCGCGCCGAGCACGACCGGGCGGTGGCCCGGGTCGAGGCCGAGAAGCTCCGCGACGAGCTGGCCCGGGTCCGGGAGGAGCTGGGGCAGCTCCGCGAGGAGGCCCGCCAGCTGGCCCGTACCCTGCGGGAGACCCAGGCCCGCGAGCGCAAGGCCACCGAACTGCTGGCCACCGAGCGGGGCCGGGCGGCCCGCGCGGCGGCCGACGCGGACGCCGAGCTGCGCCGCGCCCGGGCCCGGCTGGCCGAGGCGGAGGCCGCCGCGGGGGTGGCCCGGGCCAGCGCGAAGGAGGCCCGCTCGGTCGACGACGCCCGGCTGTGGCTGCTGCTGGAGACGATCGGCCAGGCGGCCGTCGGGCTGCGCCGGGAGCTGGCCCTCGACCCGGTGGACGCGCTGCCGGCGGACTTCGTCGCCGACGCGTTCGCCGACCAACCGGGTGCCGCGCCGGCCGGCGCGGCGACGCGGGCCCGCGACACCGACGACCCGGCCCGGCTCGACCAGCTCCTCGCCCTGCCCCGGGCGCATCTGGTGGTGGACGGCTACAACGTCACCAAGCGCGGCTTCGGCGAGATGTCGCTGGAGCAGCAGCGCAAGCGGCTGATCAGCGGGTTGGGCGGGATCGCCGCGCAGACCGGCGACGAGGTGACCGTGGTCTTCGACGGTGCCGAGCGGATCCACGGGCTGCCGCCCGCGCCGCGCGGCGTGCGGGTGCTCTTCTCCCGCAAGGGCGAGACCGCGGACGAGCTGATCCGGCGGCTGGTCCGCGCCGAGCCGGCCGGGCGGCCGGTGGTGGTGGTCTCGTCCGACCGCGAGGTCGCCGACGGGGTCCGCCGGCACGGCGCGTATCCGCTCGGCGCCGACTCGCTGCTGCGCCGGCTCGCCCGTTCCTGA